The Cronobacter sakazakii genome has a window encoding:
- the bcsZ gene encoding cellulose synthase complex periplasmic endoglucanase BcsZ: MKNLCRWLAAGLLLATVSAHAACGWADWDRFKGGYISEEGRVIDPSDPRKITTSEGQSYALFFALAANDREAFDNILQWTENNLAQGSLKNTLPAWLWGMKGPDEWTVLDTNSASDADLWIAWSLLEAGRLWKEPRYSDTGKALLDRIAKEEVVNVPALGDMLLPGKVSFAEPTLWRFNPSYMPPQLARYFTRYGKPWTTIRDTNLRLLLETAPQGFSPDWVSYEAKKGWVMKPAAPQKPLIGSYDAIRVYLWVGMMNPADEQQAPLLKKLSPMETATIKAGVPPEKVRVIDGKTQGNGPVGFSAALLPFLQNRDIQALQRQRVADNYPQQDAYFSYVLTLFGQGWDEHRFRFTVDGELQPAWGESCTSSR, encoded by the coding sequence ATGAAGAATCTGTGCAGATGGCTTGCGGCGGGGCTGCTGCTGGCGACCGTTTCAGCCCATGCCGCCTGTGGCTGGGCTGACTGGGACCGCTTTAAAGGCGGCTATATCAGCGAAGAAGGACGCGTGATTGACCCAAGCGATCCGCGCAAAATCACGACGTCCGAAGGGCAGAGCTACGCGCTGTTCTTTGCCCTTGCGGCCAACGACCGCGAGGCGTTCGATAACATTCTTCAGTGGACGGAAAATAACCTTGCGCAAGGCTCGCTGAAAAACACGCTGCCCGCCTGGCTGTGGGGCATGAAAGGGCCGGACGAATGGACGGTGCTCGACACCAATTCCGCTTCCGACGCCGATCTGTGGATAGCCTGGAGCCTGCTTGAAGCGGGACGCTTGTGGAAAGAGCCGCGCTACAGCGACACCGGCAAAGCGCTGCTGGACCGCATCGCCAAAGAAGAAGTGGTGAACGTGCCCGCGCTTGGCGACATGCTGCTGCCGGGTAAAGTGAGCTTTGCCGAGCCGACGCTCTGGCGCTTTAACCCGAGCTATATGCCGCCGCAGCTGGCGCGCTATTTCACCCGTTACGGCAAACCCTGGACGACCATCCGCGATACCAACCTGCGCCTGCTGCTGGAAACGGCCCCGCAGGGCTTTTCGCCGGACTGGGTGAGCTATGAGGCGAAGAAAGGCTGGGTGATGAAACCTGCGGCACCGCAAAAACCGCTGATTGGCAGCTACGACGCCATTCGCGTTTATCTGTGGGTCGGCATGATGAACCCGGCGGATGAACAGCAGGCGCCACTGCTCAAAAAACTCAGCCCGATGGAAACCGCCACAATCAAAGCGGGCGTGCCGCCGGAAAAAGTCCGTGTTATCGACGGTAAAACCCAGGGTAACGGGCCGGTGGGCTTCTCCGCCGCGCTGCTGCCGTTCCTGCAAAACCGCGATATCCAGGCGCTGCAACGCCAGCGCGTGGCGGACAACTATCCGCAGCAGGACGCCTACTTTAGCTATGTATTAACCCTGTTTGGCCAGGGATGGGATGAACACCGTTTCCGCTTCACCGTTGACGGTGAGCTGCAACCCGCCTGGGGAGAGTCATGCACAAGTTCGCGTTAA